A portion of the Pseudomonas sp. PSE14 genome contains these proteins:
- a CDS encoding MaoC family dehydratase, which produces MNLNAIAVGDELPSFTTEPVNRTTLALYCGASGDHNPIHVDIDFAKKAGMPDVFAHGMLSMAYLGRLLTNWVPQERLRGFSVRFAAITHLGDAITCSGRVLEKDEAAGTVRVEITTRNQAGEIKLSGEAVVALDA; this is translated from the coding sequence GTGAACCTGAATGCAATTGCCGTCGGCGACGAACTGCCGAGCTTCACCACCGAGCCGGTGAATCGCACCACCCTGGCGCTGTACTGCGGCGCCTCGGGGGACCACAACCCGATCCACGTCGACATCGACTTCGCGAAGAAGGCGGGCATGCCGGACGTGTTCGCCCACGGGATGCTGTCCATGGCCTACCTGGGCCGGCTACTGACCAACTGGGTGCCGCAGGAGCGCCTGCGCGGATTCTCCGTGCGCTTCGCCGCCATTACCCACCTGGGCGACGCCATCACCTGCTCCGGCCGCGTTCTGGAGAAGGACGAAGCCGCCGGCACCGTACGCGTGGAAATCACCACCCGCAACCAGGCGGGTGAAATCAAATTGTCCGGCGAAGCCGTAGTGGCCCTGGACGCCTGA
- a CDS encoding CaiB/BaiF CoA-transferase family protein translates to MKLIEMVGLGPAPFCAMLLADMGAEVIRVQRPGQALGERARFDVLSRGRRAISLDLRQAEGVETLLQLVEGTDALIEGFRPGVMERLGLGPEPCLQRNPKLVYGRMTGWGQEGPLAQAAGHDINYIALAGALHAIGRPGEKPVVPHNYIGDFGGGGMLLAFGLLCALLEARQSGHGQVVDAAMTDGTALLSAMMYGFRAAGRLSDERGVSLLDGGAHFYDTYQCADGQYIALGAIEPQFYAELLQRCGIDDPHFQQQMDKRQWPELKAKLTALFLQRSRAQWCELLEGSDACFAPVLDWAEAAEHPHNRARGTYLELGGVLQPAPAPRFSRTPAATPTLPQGEPQSEAVLRDWGVPDARIASLKSAGII, encoded by the coding sequence ATGAAGTTAATCGAAATGGTTGGCCTGGGGCCCGCGCCGTTCTGCGCCATGCTGCTGGCCGACATGGGCGCCGAGGTCATCCGCGTGCAACGCCCCGGCCAGGCCTTGGGCGAGCGAGCGCGCTTCGACGTGCTTAGCCGTGGCCGCCGCGCCATATCCCTGGACCTGCGCCAGGCCGAAGGCGTCGAAACCCTGCTGCAACTGGTGGAAGGCACCGATGCCCTGATCGAGGGTTTCCGCCCCGGTGTGATGGAGCGCCTCGGCCTGGGTCCGGAGCCGTGCCTGCAGCGCAATCCGAAACTGGTCTACGGCCGCATGACCGGCTGGGGCCAGGAGGGTCCGCTGGCCCAGGCTGCGGGCCATGACATCAACTACATCGCCCTGGCCGGCGCGCTGCACGCCATCGGCCGGCCCGGCGAGAAGCCAGTGGTGCCGCATAACTACATCGGTGACTTCGGTGGTGGTGGCATGCTGCTCGCCTTCGGGCTGCTCTGCGCGCTGCTGGAAGCAAGGCAGTCCGGGCACGGCCAGGTGGTGGATGCGGCCATGACCGACGGCACCGCGCTGCTCTCGGCCATGATGTACGGCTTCCGCGCCGCCGGCCGGCTCAGTGACGAGCGTGGCGTCAGCCTGCTCGATGGTGGTGCGCATTTCTACGACACCTACCAGTGCGCCGACGGCCAGTACATCGCCCTGGGCGCCATCGAGCCGCAGTTCTATGCCGAGCTGCTGCAGCGCTGCGGCATCGACGATCCGCACTTCCAGCAGCAGATGGACAAGCGCCAGTGGCCGGAACTCAAGGCGAAGCTCACCGCGTTGTTCCTCCAGCGCAGCCGCGCCCAATGGTGCGAGCTGCTGGAAGGAAGCGATGCCTGCTTTGCCCCGGTGCTGGACTGGGCCGAGGCCGCCGAACACCCGCACAACCGAGCGCGCGGTACCTACCTGGAACTCGGTGGTGTGCTCCAGCCCGCGCCGGCTCCGCGCTTCAGCCGCACGCCGGCGGCAACCCCGACCCTGCCTCAGGGTGAGCCGCAGAGCGAAGCCGTGCTGCGTGACTGGGGCGTGCCGGACGCGCGCATTGCCAGTTTGAAGAGCGCCGGAATCATCTGA
- a CDS encoding MaoC family dehydratase N-terminal domain-containing protein: MIDKSHIGAVVSSHTQLVEAGRLRFFAKATGQADARYSDETAARDAGYPGLPVPPTFLFCLDMEAGGSGSVLKRLNIDLGRILHAEQSFTYHRMAFAGERLSFETKIVDIYDKKGGALEFVVRETRVTNGAGELVAELRNSLVVRN, encoded by the coding sequence ATGATCGACAAGAGCCATATCGGCGCGGTGGTTTCCAGCCATACGCAATTGGTCGAGGCGGGGCGCCTGCGCTTCTTCGCCAAAGCCACCGGCCAGGCGGATGCGCGTTACAGCGACGAGACCGCCGCCCGTGACGCCGGCTACCCCGGCCTGCCCGTGCCGCCGACCTTTCTCTTCTGCCTGGACATGGAAGCCGGCGGTTCGGGTTCGGTGCTCAAGCGCCTGAACATCGACCTCGGTCGCATCCTGCATGCCGAGCAGAGCTTCACCTACCACCGCATGGCCTTTGCCGGCGAGCGCCTGTCCTTCGAGACAAAGATCGTCGACATCTACGACAAGAAGGGCGGCGCCCTGGAGTTCGTGGTGCGCGAGACCCGCGTCACCAACGGCGCAGGCGAGCTGGTGGCGGAACTGCGCAACAGCCTGGTCGTACGCAACTAA
- a CDS encoding GMC family oxidoreductase N-terminal domain-containing protein: MERLFDYIVVGAGSAGCAVASRLADAGCTVALLETGGHDHHGKVTVPVGLALTIPRKCDYNYAYESTAQPSLAGRASYLPRGRGLGGSSSINGMLYLRGTPSDYDGWARLGCEGWSWKEVLPYFKRAENNERVAGRDDELHGGSGPLHVTDPRSPCSWARHFIEAAATAGHPYNHDFNGPRQEGVGYFQVTQFNGERWNAARAYLHRGKADDAAHSGGRANLHVLTGTRALRILFQDKRATGVLVEREGKELALHASQEVIVCAGSLISPQLLMVSGVGPAAHLRQMGITPLHDAPEVGQNLQEHPDLILHKRIFSTDLFGVTVRGALSYLWQWRKYKRERGGLFTRTFTEAGAFLKTDPALADPDIQLHFVMSSGDNHGRTFHYGSGYSVHVCVLRPHSRGQIRLASADMRDAPQIELNLLKDERDMATMLKGVKLVHEILEQPVLARFGGRPLFHGHLKFDGSDDEAVKQMIREHCDNVYHPVGSCRMGGDEHSVVDPQLRVRGVQGLRVADASVIPLQVGGNTNAPTIMIGEKCADLVLADRTSMEPGRAASLGEVLAS; the protein is encoded by the coding sequence ATGGAACGGCTATTCGATTACATCGTGGTCGGCGCGGGCTCGGCCGGATGCGCCGTGGCGAGCCGCCTGGCGGACGCCGGCTGCACGGTGGCGCTGCTGGAAACCGGCGGCCATGATCACCACGGCAAGGTCACGGTGCCAGTGGGCCTGGCACTGACCATCCCGCGCAAGTGTGACTACAACTACGCCTACGAAAGCACCGCACAGCCGAGCCTGGCCGGGCGCGCGAGTTACCTCCCGCGCGGCCGGGGACTGGGCGGCAGCTCGTCGATCAACGGCATGCTGTACCTGCGCGGCACTCCGTCGGACTACGACGGCTGGGCGCGCCTGGGTTGCGAGGGCTGGAGCTGGAAGGAGGTGCTGCCGTACTTCAAGCGCGCCGAGAACAACGAGCGCGTCGCCGGCCGTGATGACGAACTGCACGGCGGCAGCGGCCCGCTGCATGTGACCGATCCCCGTTCGCCGTGCTCCTGGGCGCGGCACTTCATCGAGGCGGCGGCTACTGCCGGCCACCCGTACAACCACGACTTCAACGGACCGCGGCAGGAGGGGGTAGGGTACTTCCAGGTCACCCAGTTCAACGGCGAGCGCTGGAACGCGGCGCGTGCCTACCTGCACCGCGGCAAGGCCGACGATGCGGCGCACAGTGGCGGCCGCGCCAACCTGCATGTGCTTACGGGCACCCGGGCATTGCGCATCCTGTTTCAGGACAAGCGGGCAACCGGCGTGCTGGTGGAGCGAGAGGGCAAGGAACTGGCGCTGCACGCGTCGCAGGAAGTGATCGTCTGCGCCGGCTCCCTGATATCACCACAGCTGCTGATGGTCTCCGGAGTCGGCCCGGCCGCGCATCTGCGCCAGATGGGCATCACCCCGCTGCACGATGCGCCCGAGGTAGGGCAGAACCTGCAGGAACACCCGGACCTGATCCTGCACAAGCGCATCTTCAGCACCGACCTGTTCGGCGTGACCGTTCGCGGTGCGCTCAGCTACCTGTGGCAGTGGCGCAAGTACAAGCGCGAGCGCGGTGGCCTGTTCACCCGCACCTTCACCGAGGCCGGCGCCTTCCTCAAGACTGATCCCGCCCTGGCGGATCCGGACATCCAGTTGCACTTCGTGATGTCCTCCGGCGACAACCATGGGCGCACCTTCCACTACGGCAGCGGCTATTCCGTCCATGTCTGCGTGCTGCGTCCGCACAGTCGCGGGCAGATCCGCCTGGCCAGCGCCGACATGCGCGATGCCCCGCAGATCGAGCTGAACCTGCTGAAGGACGAGCGCGACATGGCCACCATGCTCAAGGGCGTCAAGCTGGTGCACGAGATACTCGAACAGCCGGTGCTCGCGCGCTTCGGTGGACGGCCGCTGTTCCATGGTCACCTGAAGTTCGACGGCAGCGACGACGAGGCGGTCAAGCAAATGATCCGCGAGCATTGCGACAACGTTTACCACCCGGTGGGTAGTTGCCGGATGGGCGGCGACGAGCACTCGGTGGTCGACCCGCAGCTGCGTGTGCGGGGTGTGCAGGGGCTGCGGGTGGCGGATGCTTCGGTAATCCCGCTGCAGGTGGGCGGCAACACCAACGCGCCGACCATCATGATCGGCGAGAAGTGCGCCGATCTGGTGCTGGCCGACCGGACCAGCATGGAGCCGGGCCGCGCGGCTTCGCTGGGGGAAGTGCTGGCGAGCTGA
- a CDS encoding lipid-transfer protein: MNNKVVVAGVGMIPFTKPGASDEYHIMGANAAKAALADAGVDYALVQQAYVGYVYGDSTCGQAAVYGVGLTGIPVINVNNNCATGSTALFLARQAVESGAVECAIAVGFEQMVPGALKGAYTDRTGPMDRFAKTMQQVQGFDEQAPRAAQFFGGAGRAYMKEYGISRETFARIRVKASQHAARNPLAVFRNVVSVEEVMASPMIFDPLTRLQCCPPTCGAAAAIVCSEAFAKKHGLRTDVVIAAQAMTTDRNSTFDEGDMRKVVGYDMTRNAAAAVYEKAGVGPQDIQVVELHDCFTANELITYEGLMLTPEGTAEKFILDGDNTYGGRIVTNPSGGLLSKGHPLGATGLAQCFELTRQLRGTADSTQVDGARFALQHNLGLGGACVVTLFQRQ; this comes from the coding sequence ATGAATAACAAAGTAGTGGTGGCCGGGGTCGGCATGATCCCCTTCACCAAGCCTGGCGCCAGCGACGAATACCACATCATGGGCGCCAACGCGGCCAAGGCCGCGCTGGCCGATGCCGGCGTCGATTACGCCCTGGTGCAACAGGCCTACGTCGGCTATGTCTACGGCGATTCCACCTGCGGCCAGGCCGCGGTGTACGGCGTGGGCCTCACCGGCATCCCGGTGATCAACGTCAACAACAACTGCGCCACAGGCTCCACCGCACTGTTCCTGGCGCGCCAGGCGGTCGAGAGCGGGGCGGTGGAATGCGCTATCGCCGTGGGTTTCGAGCAGATGGTCCCCGGCGCGCTGAAAGGCGCCTATACCGACCGCACCGGTCCGATGGACCGCTTTGCCAAGACCATGCAGCAGGTGCAGGGCTTCGACGAGCAGGCGCCGCGTGCCGCACAGTTCTTCGGCGGCGCCGGGCGTGCCTACATGAAGGAGTACGGCATCAGCCGCGAGACCTTCGCCCGCATCCGCGTCAAGGCCAGCCAGCACGCCGCGCGCAACCCGCTGGCGGTATTCCGCAACGTGGTGAGCGTCGAGGAAGTCATGGCTTCGCCGATGATCTTCGATCCGCTGACTCGCCTGCAGTGCTGCCCGCCGACCTGCGGCGCGGCCGCCGCCATCGTCTGCTCCGAGGCCTTCGCGAAGAAGCATGGCCTGCGCACCGACGTGGTGATCGCCGCCCAGGCCATGACCACTGACCGCAACAGCACCTTCGACGAAGGTGACATGCGCAAGGTCGTTGGCTACGACATGACTCGCAACGCTGCTGCCGCCGTGTACGAAAAGGCCGGCGTGGGTCCGCAGGACATCCAGGTAGTGGAGCTGCACGACTGCTTCACCGCCAACGAACTGATCACCTACGAAGGGCTGATGCTGACCCCCGAAGGCACCGCCGAGAAGTTCATCCTCGACGGCGACAACACCTACGGTGGTCGCATCGTCACCAATCCCTCCGGCGGCCTGCTGTCCAAGGGCCATCCGCTGGGTGCCACCGGCCTCGCCCAGTGCTTCGAGCTGACCCGTCAGCTGCGCGGCACCGCTGACTCCACCCAGGTGGACGGCGCGCGCTTCGCCCTGCAGCACAACCTGGGCCTGGGCGGCGCCTGCGTCGTCACCCTGTTCCAGCGCCAGTGA
- a CDS encoding long-chain fatty acid--CoA ligase, giving the protein MYLTQGLQRMLQQDPDHVATIFRGRTRTFREQGERVSRLAAALQALGMRSGDRVGMLALNSDRYLEYMLATWWGGGVLNPVNIRWSVPEIVYSLDDCQTEILLIDDHFLHLAEGIRAGAKCAPLLVHVGDGEAPEGMHSFEGLIARHEPVADAMRGGNDLASIMYTGGTTGLPKGVMQSHMNLWSSAVARLAEFPTEENSRTLHAAPMFHTAAMARCLSQVISGDVNVFIPMFDALEVIQTIERERINEMLLVPTMLQAVINHPDFERHDLSCLKRMAYGASPISLPVLEQALAKLPGVAFMQAYGMTESSPVISISPEWTHEAEGIASGLVRSAGRGGYGGLVKVVDEDGNEVPRGTVGEVIVCGPNVMLGYWNRPEETARTLRNGWLHTGDGAYMDERGFLFIVDRLKDMIVTGGENVYSAEVENVVARHPAVQSCAVIGIPHERWGEAVHAVVVLREGSDVCADDIRAHCTQHIAGYKCPKTVEFVTALPLSAAGKVLKRDLRAPYWKDQKRAVN; this is encoded by the coding sequence ATGTACCTCACCCAAGGCCTGCAGCGCATGCTGCAGCAGGACCCCGACCACGTCGCGACCATCTTCCGCGGTCGTACGAGGACCTTCCGCGAGCAGGGTGAACGCGTCTCGCGCCTGGCTGCGGCCTTGCAGGCGCTGGGTATGCGCAGCGGCGACCGGGTCGGCATGCTGGCCCTGAATTCCGACCGTTACCTGGAGTACATGCTGGCCACCTGGTGGGGTGGCGGCGTGCTCAACCCGGTGAACATCCGCTGGAGTGTGCCCGAGATCGTCTACTCCCTGGACGACTGCCAGACCGAGATCCTGCTGATCGACGACCATTTCCTGCACCTGGCCGAAGGCATTCGCGCCGGCGCCAAGTGCGCCCCACTGCTGGTCCACGTTGGTGACGGCGAGGCGCCCGAGGGCATGCACTCCTTCGAGGGCCTGATCGCCCGCCACGAGCCAGTCGCCGATGCCATGCGTGGTGGCAACGACCTGGCTTCGATCATGTACACCGGTGGCACCACCGGTTTGCCCAAGGGCGTGATGCAGTCGCACATGAACCTCTGGTCCTCCGCCGTGGCGCGTCTTGCCGAGTTTCCGACAGAGGAAAACTCCCGGACCCTGCACGCGGCCCCGATGTTCCACACCGCTGCGATGGCGCGCTGCCTCAGTCAGGTCATCAGCGGCGACGTCAACGTCTTCATCCCGATGTTCGATGCGCTGGAAGTGATCCAGACCATCGAGCGCGAACGCATCAACGAAATGCTGCTGGTGCCGACCATGTTGCAGGCGGTGATCAACCATCCGGATTTCGAACGCCATGACCTGAGCTGCCTCAAGCGCATGGCCTACGGCGCCTCGCCGATTTCCCTGCCCGTGCTGGAACAGGCACTGGCGAAACTTCCGGGCGTGGCATTCATGCAGGCCTATGGCATGACCGAGTCCTCGCCGGTGATCTCCATCAGCCCGGAGTGGACCCATGAGGCCGAAGGTATCGCCAGCGGGCTGGTGCGCAGCGCTGGGCGCGGCGGCTATGGCGGCCTGGTCAAGGTGGTGGACGAGGACGGCAACGAGGTGCCCCGCGGCACGGTCGGCGAGGTCATCGTCTGCGGGCCCAACGTCATGCTTGGCTACTGGAATCGCCCGGAAGAGACCGCCAGGACCTTGCGCAATGGCTGGCTGCACACCGGCGACGGTGCCTACATGGACGAGCGCGGCTTCCTGTTCATCGTCGATCGCCTGAAGGACATGATCGTCACCGGCGGCGAGAACGTGTATTCCGCCGAGGTCGAGAACGTGGTGGCCCGCCACCCGGCCGTGCAGAGCTGCGCGGTGATCGGCATCCCCCATGAGCGTTGGGGCGAGGCGGTGCACGCGGTAGTGGTGCTGCGCGAAGGCAGCGACGTCTGCGCCGACGACATCCGCGCCCACTGCACCCAGCACATCGCCGGCTACAAGTGCCCGAAAACCGTCGAGTTCGTGACTGCGCTACCGCTTTCGGCGGCCGGCAAGGTCCTCAAGCGCGACCTGCGCGCTCCCTACTGGAAAGACCAGAAACGTGCCGTCAACTGA
- a CDS encoding SDR family NAD(P)-dependent oxidoreductase — MNKKLDGKVALITGSGRGIGREVALQLAALGARVVINDLDQEPAEQTVADIRAAGGDAIACIGSVTATDFADRFLKTAMDNFGSVDIIVNNAGFTWDNVIQKMSDEQWGAIIDCHLTAPFRILRAAQPILSELAKKDAAEGREVLRKVVNISSGAAGGNAGQANYSSAKAGILGMTKALAKEWGRYKVNVNAVAFGVIDTRLTQALAGEDSKTVNIEGREIRVGVQKARLDALSTTIPLGRPGKAEEAAGAVVLFCLPESNYCSGQTIYCGGGPGGNF; from the coding sequence ATGAACAAGAAACTCGACGGCAAAGTCGCCCTGATCACCGGCTCCGGCCGCGGCATCGGCCGTGAAGTCGCGCTGCAGCTTGCCGCGCTGGGTGCACGGGTGGTCATCAATGACCTGGACCAGGAGCCGGCGGAACAAACCGTCGCCGACATCCGCGCCGCCGGTGGCGATGCGATCGCCTGCATCGGCAGCGTCACCGCAACCGATTTCGCCGATCGTTTCCTGAAAACCGCCATGGACAACTTCGGCAGCGTCGACATCATCGTCAACAACGCCGGTTTCACCTGGGACAACGTGATCCAGAAGATGTCCGACGAGCAGTGGGGCGCCATCATCGACTGCCACCTGACCGCACCGTTCCGCATCCTGCGCGCTGCCCAGCCGATCCTCAGCGAGCTGGCCAAGAAAGACGCCGCCGAGGGCCGCGAGGTCCTGCGCAAGGTGGTCAACATCTCCTCCGGCGCCGCCGGGGGCAACGCCGGGCAGGCCAACTACTCCTCGGCCAAGGCCGGCATCCTCGGCATGACCAAGGCGCTGGCCAAGGAGTGGGGCCGCTACAAGGTCAACGTCAACGCGGTGGCCTTCGGGGTGATCGATACCCGCCTGACCCAGGCGCTGGCCGGCGAAGACAGCAAGACCGTCAACATCGAGGGTCGCGAGATCCGGGTCGGCGTGCAGAAGGCCCGTCTCGACGCGCTCAGCACCACCATTCCCCTCGGCCGTCCGGGCAAGGCGGAAGAGGCTGCCGGTGCCGTGGTGCTGTTCTGCCTGCCGGAATCCAACTACTGCTCCGGCCAGACCATCTACTGCGGCGGCGGCCCCGGCGGCAACTTCTAA
- a CDS encoding acyl-CoA dehydrogenase family protein yields the protein MSAYKSPWITEDLNIFQESVRRFVAEEQVPHEERWAKQQHVDRETWLRAGQCGMLLLSIPEEYGGMGGNFAHDAILTLEQSRQVTASLGTNVHSGIVAHYILRYASEAQKLKWLPKMASGELVGAIAMSEPGAGSDLKSIKCRAVKDGSDYVINGSKTFITNGYHADLILVVTKTDPEKGAKGTSIIVVETQDLPGFRRGRILEKIGQKAQDTAELFFDDVRVPQENLLGPEEGKGFIQLMQQLPQERMIIALGALGSMERALNDTVEYVRNRKVFGQSLLDMQNTRFKLAEMRTTYTIARTFIDDCMVKVLNGELDAETAAMAKWWATQRNCEIIDECLQLHGGYGYMIEYPIARQFVNSRVSKIFGGSNEIMKEIIARTL from the coding sequence ATGAGTGCCTACAAATCCCCCTGGATCACTGAAGACCTGAACATCTTCCAGGAATCCGTGCGGCGCTTCGTCGCCGAAGAACAGGTGCCCCACGAAGAGCGTTGGGCCAAGCAGCAGCACGTCGACCGTGAAACCTGGCTGCGCGCCGGCCAGTGCGGAATGCTGCTGTTGAGCATTCCCGAGGAGTACGGCGGCATGGGCGGCAACTTCGCCCACGACGCCATTCTGACCCTGGAGCAAAGCCGCCAGGTGACCGCCAGCCTGGGCACCAACGTGCACAGCGGCATCGTTGCCCACTACATCCTGCGCTATGCCAGCGAGGCGCAGAAGCTCAAGTGGCTGCCGAAGATGGCCAGCGGCGAGCTGGTCGGCGCCATCGCCATGTCCGAGCCGGGTGCCGGTTCCGACCTAAAGAGCATCAAGTGCCGCGCCGTGAAGGATGGCAGCGACTACGTCATCAACGGTTCGAAGACCTTCATCACCAACGGCTACCACGCCGACCTGATCCTGGTGGTGACCAAGACCGACCCGGAGAAGGGCGCCAAGGGCACCTCGATCATCGTGGTCGAGACCCAGGACCTGCCCGGATTCCGTCGTGGCCGGATCCTCGAGAAGATCGGCCAGAAGGCCCAGGACACCGCCGAGCTGTTCTTCGACGACGTGCGCGTACCGCAGGAAAACCTGCTGGGCCCGGAGGAGGGCAAGGGCTTCATCCAGCTCATGCAGCAGCTGCCGCAGGAGCGCATGATCATCGCCCTCGGCGCGCTGGGCAGCATGGAGCGCGCGCTGAACGACACCGTCGAGTACGTGCGCAACCGCAAGGTATTCGGCCAGTCGCTGCTGGATATGCAGAACACCCGCTTCAAGCTCGCCGAGATGCGGACCACCTACACCATCGCCCGTACCTTCATCGACGACTGCATGGTCAAGGTGCTCAACGGCGAACTGGATGCCGAAACGGCGGCCATGGCCAAGTGGTGGGCCACCCAGCGCAATTGCGAAATCATCGACGAGTGCCTGCAACTGCACGGTGGCTACGGCTACATGATCGAGTACCCGATCGCGCGTCAGTTCGTGAACTCGCGGGTGAGCAAGATCTTCGGCGGCTCCAACGAAATCATGAAGGAAATCATCGCCCGCACGCTGTAA